The following are from one region of the Actinomycetes bacterium genome:
- a CDS encoding branched-chain amino acid transaminase: MPIEATSKIWMDGEYVDWDAARVHVLTPSLHYGWGAFEGIRAYETVSGNSAVFRLTDHMKRLFRSAKIYHMEPPISLEGSVKVVKDLVAMNGVRTCYIRPIVYLGYGEIGLNPLVSTVRMAIACWPWGAYLGEDAFETGVRVKMSSWRRLDPNIIPPAAKATGQYLNSSLAKAEAIKAGYDEGVLLNPNGYVTDGSGENLFIVRDGALCTPPLAAGCLAGITRDSIMRIAADEGLDVHETDLVRTDLYLADEAFFTGTAAEVVPIREVDDRVLGDPGPITRRVQEVFVAATRGRDERYTDWLELVE; encoded by the coding sequence ATGCCGATCGAGGCGACCAGCAAGATCTGGATGGACGGCGAGTACGTCGACTGGGACGCCGCCCGCGTCCACGTCCTGACCCCGTCCCTGCACTACGGGTGGGGGGCGTTCGAGGGGATCCGCGCCTACGAGACGGTGTCGGGGAACTCGGCCGTGTTCCGGCTCACCGACCACATGAAGCGGCTGTTCCGCAGCGCCAAGATCTACCACATGGAGCCGCCCATCTCGCTCGAGGGGTCGGTCAAGGTGGTCAAGGACCTGGTGGCGATGAACGGGGTCCGGACCTGCTACATCCGCCCGATCGTCTACCTCGGCTACGGCGAGATCGGCCTCAACCCGCTCGTGTCCACGGTCCGCATGGCCATCGCCTGCTGGCCGTGGGGCGCCTACCTGGGCGAGGACGCGTTCGAGACCGGCGTGCGGGTCAAGATGAGCTCGTGGCGGCGGCTCGACCCGAACATCATCCCGCCCGCGGCCAAGGCCACCGGCCAGTACCTGAACTCCTCGCTGGCCAAGGCCGAGGCGATCAAGGCCGGGTACGACGAGGGCGTCCTGCTCAACCCCAACGGCTACGTGACCGACGGCTCGGGCGAGAACCTGTTCATCGTGCGTGACGGCGCGCTCTGCACCCCGCCGCTGGCGGCCGGGTGCCTGGCCGGCATCACCAGGGACAGCATCATGCGCATCGCGGCCGACGAGGGGCTCGACGTGCACGAGACCGACCTCGTGCGCACCGACCTCTACCTGGCCGACGAGGCCTTCTTCACCGGGACGGCCGCCGAGGTCGTGCCCATCCGGGAGGTGGACGACCGGGTCCTCGGCGACCCGGGCCCGATTACCCGCCGGGTGCAGGAGGTCTTCGTCGCCGCCACCCGCGGCCGGGACGAGCGCTACACCGACTGGCTCGAGTTGGTCGAGTAG